The Dehalococcoidia bacterium genome has a window encoding:
- a CDS encoding MoxR family ATPase, producing MEGHVLRPGDRFASPDEVAAALESVGYIADRSLAVPIYLALKLERPLFLEGQPGVGKTAVALALAQALGTRLIRLQCYEGLDLQSAVYEWDYARQLLEVRLLEAAGERDRERIRRHIFSPEFLLRRPLLQALEASDGQAPVLLIDELDRADEEFEAFLLELLGDWQVTVPELGTIRAQVPPVAVVTSNRTREVHDALKRRCLYCWIDYPSFEKEYAIVLAKVPGAPERLARQVVAFAQAVRELDLYKAPGVAETLDWAAALLALDSGTLTTALVEETLGTLLKYHDDLQRVKEELKQGLLERALARPEALS from the coding sequence ATGGAGGGTCACGTCCTGCGCCCCGGCGATCGTTTCGCCTCTCCGGACGAGGTGGCAGCTGCCCTGGAGTCGGTGGGCTACATCGCTGACCGATCCCTGGCAGTGCCCATCTACCTGGCCCTGAAGCTGGAACGGCCCCTCTTCCTGGAGGGGCAGCCGGGCGTGGGCAAGACCGCCGTGGCCCTGGCCCTCGCCCAAGCCCTGGGCACTCGCCTCATCCGCCTCCAGTGCTACGAGGGCCTGGACCTCCAGAGCGCCGTCTACGAGTGGGACTACGCCCGTCAGCTCTTGGAGGTGCGTCTGCTGGAGGCGGCCGGCGAGCGGGACCGCGAGCGCATCCGTCGCCACATTTTCAGCCCCGAGTTCCTGCTGAGACGCCCCCTGCTACAGGCACTGGAGGCCAGCGATGGTCAGGCCCCCGTGCTGCTCATCGACGAGCTGGACAGGGCCGACGAGGAGTTCGAGGCCTTCCTGCTGGAGCTGCTGGGCGACTGGCAGGTGACGGTGCCCGAGCTAGGGACGATTCGCGCCCAGGTGCCGCCAGTGGCGGTGGTCACCTCCAACCGCACCCGCGAGGTGCACGACGCCCTGAAGCGACGCTGCCTCTACTGCTGGATAGATTACCCCTCCTTTGAGAAGGAGTACGCTATCGTGCTGGCCAAGGTCCCTGGGGCGCCGGAGCGTCTGGCCAGGCAGGTCGTAGCCTTCGCTCAGGCAGTGCGCGAGCTGGACCTTTACAAGGCCCCCGGGGTGGCCGAGACGCTGGACTGGGCGGCGGCGTTGCTGGCCCTGGACAGCGGCACCCTGACCACTGCCCTGGTAGAGGAGACCCTGGGCACCCTGCTCAAGTACCACGACGACCTGCAGCGGGTGAAGGAGGAGCTGAAGCAGGGCCTGCTGGAGCGGGCACTCGCCCGTCCCGAGGCCCTGTCCTGA
- a CDS encoding NAD+ synthase → MRSLRIGLAQINTTVGDLDGNVRKILRYVDEARRLGVDIVAFHELAITGYPPEDLLLRPRFVRDNLEALQEVVAGCRGITAVVGFVDHPAGRGELDDDIYNAAAIIHDGRLAAVYHKQHLPNYGVFDEERYFQAGRESPVFTVAGVAVGVSICEDIWYPGDPTRSQALAGAQVIVNINGSPYHRAKRLFRQQMLATRASDYGVAVCYVNQVGGQDELVFDGGSMVLDAQGHLLARAAMFQEELLVCDLNVAEVVRMRLHDPRRRRERRQADLQVPTHHLSSEPFVKDKPPLETRIAPAPDGEAEVYQALVLGTRDYVTKTGFRQALVAMSGGIDSSLVTCIAADALGAENVTGVSMPSRYSSEGSIRDAKALAQNLGIRFLIIPIEPAHQAYLDMLAPAFAGTEPGVAEENVQARIRGNIIMALSNKFGALVLTCGNKSELATGYATLYGDMAGGFAVIKDVPKTLVYRLARYRNSVSPVIPEEVFTKPPSAELKPGQVDQDTLPPYDVLDGILEAYVEQEKSIEEIVALGYDYETVARVLRMVDRNEYKRRQAPPGIKITPRAFGRDWRLPIAHRYQAY, encoded by the coding sequence TTGCGCAGCCTTCGCATCGGGCTGGCCCAGATAAACACCACCGTCGGCGACCTGGATGGCAACGTCCGCAAGATCCTGCGCTACGTGGACGAGGCCCGTCGCCTCGGGGTGGACATCGTCGCCTTCCACGAGCTGGCCATCACCGGCTACCCGCCGGAGGACCTGTTGCTGCGCCCGCGCTTCGTGCGCGACAACCTGGAGGCCCTGCAGGAGGTGGTAGCTGGTTGCCGCGGCATCACCGCCGTGGTGGGCTTCGTGGACCATCCAGCCGGACGGGGCGAGCTGGACGACGACATTTACAACGCCGCCGCCATCATCCACGACGGCCGCCTGGCGGCCGTCTACCACAAGCAGCACCTGCCCAACTACGGGGTGTTCGACGAGGAGCGCTACTTCCAGGCCGGGCGCGAGTCGCCCGTGTTCACCGTGGCAGGCGTGGCAGTGGGCGTGAGCATCTGCGAGGACATCTGGTATCCTGGCGACCCTACCCGCAGCCAGGCCCTGGCGGGCGCCCAGGTCATCGTCAACATCAACGGCTCTCCCTACCACCGGGCCAAGCGGCTCTTCCGCCAGCAGATGCTGGCCACCCGCGCCTCCGACTACGGCGTGGCGGTCTGTTATGTAAACCAGGTGGGGGGGCAGGACGAGCTGGTGTTCGACGGCGGCAGCATGGTCCTGGACGCCCAGGGGCACCTGCTGGCGCGAGCGGCCATGTTCCAGGAGGAGCTGCTGGTGTGCGACCTGAACGTGGCCGAGGTGGTGCGCATGCGCCTGCACGACCCGCGTCGTCGGCGGGAACGGCGTCAGGCGGACCTGCAGGTGCCCACCCACCACCTGTCGTCGGAGCCCTTCGTGAAAGACAAGCCGCCCCTGGAGACGCGTATCGCCCCGGCGCCCGATGGCGAGGCCGAGGTCTACCAGGCGCTGGTGCTGGGCACCCGCGACTACGTGACCAAGACGGGCTTCCGTCAGGCGCTGGTGGCTATGTCAGGGGGTATAGACTCCAGCCTGGTGACCTGCATTGCCGCTGACGCCCTGGGGGCCGAGAACGTCACCGGAGTCAGCATGCCCTCGCGCTATTCGTCGGAGGGCTCCATTCGCGATGCCAAGGCGTTGGCCCAGAACCTGGGCATCCGCTTCCTGATCATTCCCATCGAGCCGGCCCACCAGGCCTATCTGGACATGCTGGCGCCCGCCTTCGCCGGCACCGAGCCTGGGGTAGCCGAGGAAAACGTCCAGGCCCGCATCCGCGGCAACATCATCATGGCCCTGTCCAACAAGTTCGGCGCCCTGGTGCTTACCTGCGGCAACAAGTCGGAGCTGGCCACCGGCTACGCCACCCTTTACGGGGACATGGCCGGCGGCTTCGCGGTCATCAAGGACGTGCCCAAGACGCTGGTCTACCGCCTGGCCCGCTACCGCAACTCCGTCTCGCCCGTGATACCCGAGGAGGTGTTCACTAAGCCCCCATCCGCCGAGCTGAAGCCCGGCCAGGTGGACCAGGACACCCTTCCCCCTTACGACGTCCTGGACGGCATCCTGGAGGCCTATGTCGAGCAGGAGAAGAGCATCGAGGAGATCGTGGCCCTGGGCTACGATTACGAGACCGTGGCCCGCGTCCTGCGCATGGTGGACCGCAACGAATACAAGCGCAGGCAGGCGCCCCCGGGCATCAAGATAACGCCCCGCGCCTTCGGGCGCGACTGGCGGCTGCCCATCGCCCACCGTTACCAGGCCTACTGA
- a CDS encoding HAD family phosphatase has product MIEAVFFDFGGVIARLDREHTRALEEKYGLPRGGLLDALYGIPEWVEAETGRLPEEEWLRAVLRKLEEMAGRPIEGITQEWQIVWRQLDEEMLDLVRKLRGRYRVGLISNSTPRLERDLLAANGIADLFEVVVNSARVGIAKPDPRIFLTAAERMGVPPQRCLHIDDLLQNVQGARQAGFHAVLHRGDVPTTVAALRGLGVDV; this is encoded by the coding sequence ATGATCGAGGCAGTGTTCTTCGACTTCGGCGGCGTCATAGCCAGGCTGGACCGGGAGCACACCCGCGCCCTGGAAGAGAAGTATGGACTCCCTCGGGGCGGCCTGCTGGACGCCCTATACGGCATCCCCGAATGGGTCGAGGCCGAGACGGGCCGCCTCCCCGAGGAGGAGTGGCTGCGGGCCGTCCTGCGCAAGCTGGAGGAGATGGCCGGCCGCCCCATCGAGGGCATCACTCAAGAGTGGCAGATCGTCTGGCGGCAACTGGACGAGGAGATGCTGGACCTGGTGCGGAAGCTGCGTGGCCGCTACCGGGTGGGCCTCATCTCCAACTCCACCCCCCGTCTCGAGCGGGATCTGCTGGCCGCCAACGGCATCGCCGACCTGTTCGAGGTGGTGGTCAATTCGGCGCGAGTGGGCATAGCCAAGCCCGACCCGCGCATCTTCCTCACCGCCGCCGAGCGCATGGGCGTGCCTCCTCAGCGCTGCCTGCACATCGATGACCTGCTGCAGAACGTGCAGGGAGCGCGACAGGCGGGCTTCCATGCCGTCCTCCACCGCGGCGACGTCCCCACCACCGTGGCCGCCCTGCGGGGCCTGGGGGTGGACGTCTAG
- a CDS encoding XdhC family protein encodes MLAHETRQVLEAARQAWSQGRRVALATVVRVYGSAYRREGAKMLAHEDGSTTCMISGGCLEPEVVEVARGVLTSGSPRLVRYDLDEDVMWGLGLGCGGSVEVYIEPLEEGSLLARWLELQAEGESAVLVTAIEGGAGRLLLREDGPPEGELSPEGLTQAALEAAAALLDESSPRARLQTVDGARVFLDVSVPPPELVVFGAGHDAIPLVAQALGLGMRVTVVDPRPAYATAERFPGARIVLAHPQDLPERVRLTRHSYVVIMNHHLQRDQACLAYVLDSPAPYIGVLGPRSRFERLLEGLAREGRQITPEALARVRSPVGLDIGAEAPEEVAVSILAEVLAAQRGFSGGPLRERQGRIHQPQRA; translated from the coding sequence ATGCTGGCCCACGAGACGCGGCAGGTGCTGGAGGCGGCGCGGCAGGCCTGGTCCCAGGGGCGTCGGGTGGCCCTGGCCACTGTGGTCCGGGTCTACGGCTCCGCCTACCGTCGCGAGGGTGCCAAGATGCTGGCTCACGAGGACGGCTCCACCACCTGCATGATCTCCGGCGGCTGTCTCGAGCCAGAGGTGGTGGAGGTGGCCAGAGGCGTGCTGACCAGCGGGTCTCCGCGTCTCGTGCGCTACGATCTGGACGAAGACGTCATGTGGGGACTGGGGCTGGGCTGCGGCGGCTCCGTGGAGGTGTACATCGAGCCTCTCGAGGAGGGGTCCCTGCTGGCCCGGTGGCTGGAGCTGCAGGCCGAGGGAGAAAGTGCCGTCCTGGTCACCGCCATCGAGGGCGGCGCCGGGCGGCTGCTGCTGCGGGAGGACGGCCCGCCCGAGGGGGAGCTGTCGCCCGAGGGGCTGACTCAGGCGGCCCTGGAGGCGGCCGCCGCGTTGCTGGACGAGTCGTCGCCCCGGGCACGTCTGCAGACGGTGGACGGCGCCCGGGTCTTTCTGGACGTGAGCGTGCCGCCGCCGGAACTGGTGGTCTTCGGCGCCGGGCATGATGCCATCCCCCTGGTGGCCCAGGCCCTGGGCCTGGGGATGCGGGTCACAGTGGTGGACCCCCGCCCTGCCTACGCCACGGCCGAGCGCTTTCCGGGTGCCCGCATCGTCCTGGCCCATCCCCAGGACTTGCCCGAGCGGGTGCGTCTCACCCGCCACTCCTATGTGGTGATCATGAACCACCACCTGCAGCGCGACCAGGCCTGCCTGGCCTATGTCTTGGATTCGCCAGCGCCTTACATCGGCGTGCTGGGCCCCCGAAGCCGCTTCGAGCGGTTGCTGGAGGGGCTGGCCAGGGAAGGCCGCCAGATAACGCCCGAGGCGCTGGCGCGGGTCCGCAGCCCGGTGGGGCTGGACATCGGTGCCGAGGCCCCTGAAGAGGTGGCCGTCAGCATCCTGGCCGAGGTGCTGGCAGCGCAGAGGGGCTTTTCGGGCGGGCCGCTGCGGGAACGCCAGGGCCGCATCCATCAGCCCCAGCGTGCCTGA
- a CDS encoding VWA domain-containing protein, with protein MAGDPLAQLVRFARALRQEGVSVTTDQVTALARALELLPDLDRETFRLAARSTLVCRQEDIVTFERLFDRFFGQGLRDAPTEGANDAWSPGPSRPLPGQAPLVPPRHVEQEDGGPPLADRSFSYSPLEVLRRRRFDECTPEELELLARLVRGLRWSLPLRRSRRLHPARRSGRPDLRRTLRRSLRYGGEPLPLAWREPSPRPRRLVVLADISGSMERYTRMLLLFLHALARSGQPLEAFLFGSRLTRVTPLMALRDPDLALAEMGRTVPDWSGGTRIGQCLHAFNRHWGKRVLGRGAVVIIISDGWDQGQPELLAAEMERLQKRCHRLLWLNPLLGLPGYQPLTRGMQAALPYVDDFLPADSLASLEALAYRLKELPATRAPRRAGANRSAAP; from the coding sequence ATGGCCGGCGACCCCCTCGCCCAGCTGGTGCGCTTCGCTCGCGCCCTGCGCCAGGAAGGGGTGTCGGTCACCACCGATCAGGTGACGGCCCTGGCCCGTGCCCTGGAGCTCCTCCCTGACCTGGACCGCGAGACCTTCCGTCTGGCTGCCCGCTCCACTCTGGTATGTCGTCAGGAGGACATCGTCACCTTCGAACGCCTCTTCGACCGCTTCTTCGGGCAGGGCCTGAGAGATGCCCCGACAGAGGGAGCGAACGACGCGTGGAGTCCCGGCCCGAGCCGTCCCCTGCCGGGCCAGGCTCCGCTGGTCCCTCCTCGCCACGTGGAGCAGGAGGACGGGGGGCCGCCCCTGGCTGACCGCTCCTTCAGCTACAGTCCTCTGGAAGTCCTGCGCCGCCGCCGCTTCGATGAGTGTACACCGGAGGAGCTGGAGCTGCTGGCCCGCCTGGTGCGAGGCCTGCGCTGGTCGCTGCCGCTCCGCCGCAGCCGTCGACTGCACCCTGCCAGACGTTCGGGCCGTCCCGACCTGCGCCGCACCCTGCGGCGCAGCCTTCGCTATGGCGGGGAGCCGTTGCCGCTGGCCTGGCGAGAGCCTTCGCCCAGGCCGCGACGGCTGGTAGTCCTGGCCGATATCTCCGGCTCCATGGAGCGCTACACTCGTATGCTCCTCCTCTTTCTGCACGCCCTGGCCCGCAGCGGCCAGCCCCTGGAAGCGTTCCTGTTCGGCAGCCGCCTCACCCGCGTCACCCCGCTGATGGCCCTGCGCGACCCCGACCTGGCCCTGGCTGAGATGGGGCGCACAGTGCCGGACTGGTCGGGCGGGACGCGCATAGGCCAGTGCCTCCATGCCTTCAACCGCCACTGGGGCAAGCGGGTGCTGGGGCGGGGCGCGGTGGTGATCATCATCAGCGACGGCTGGGACCAGGGCCAGCCGGAGCTGCTGGCGGCAGAGATGGAGCGCCTTCAGAAGCGCTGCCACCGCCTGCTGTGGCTGAACCCGTTGCTGGGGCTTCCCGGCTACCAGCCTCTGACACGGGGGATGCAGGCGGCCCTGCCCTACGTGGACGACTTCCTGCCCGCCGACAGCCTGGCCAGCCTGGAGGCGCTGGCGTATCGTCTGAAAGAGCTCCCCGCCACTAGGGCGCCCCGCCGGGCCGGGGCCAACCGGTCGGCGGCGCCCTGA
- a CDS encoding xanthine dehydrogenase family protein subunit M — translation MYPPSFRYYRAGSVAEAISLLQREPEARLLAGGHSLLPAMKLRLASPPALIDIGRISELKGIRRRDGGWAIGAMTTHREIEFSELPLLAEVASHVADPPVRNRGTIGGSLAHADPGADYPAAVLALEATIKAVGPRGERSIPADGFFQGLFTTALEQGEVLTEVHIPSLGRGWGWAYEKFPHPASGYAVVGVAAVVQAEGGTARQVRVGVTGMAQSAFRARPVEERLTGRPLDETAVRSAVEGAFDPQDALSDPFASAEYRAALCQALCRRALLRAWQRATA, via the coding sequence ATGTACCCGCCCAGCTTTCGTTACTACCGTGCCGGTTCAGTGGCCGAGGCCATCTCCCTGCTGCAGCGGGAACCGGAGGCTCGCCTCCTGGCAGGCGGCCACTCGCTTCTGCCGGCCATGAAGCTGCGGTTGGCCTCGCCCCCGGCCCTCATCGACATCGGCCGCATATCCGAGCTGAAAGGGATTCGCCGCCGGGACGGAGGCTGGGCCATCGGCGCCATGACTACCCACCGCGAGATCGAGTTCTCGGAGCTGCCCCTGCTGGCGGAGGTGGCCTCCCACGTGGCCGACCCGCCCGTCCGCAACCGGGGAACCATAGGGGGCTCCCTGGCCCACGCCGACCCGGGCGCCGACTACCCGGCCGCTGTGCTGGCCCTAGAGGCCACCATCAAGGCCGTCGGGCCCAGGGGCGAGCGCAGCATCCCAGCCGATGGCTTCTTCCAGGGCCTCTTCACCACTGCCCTCGAGCAGGGGGAGGTGCTGACGGAAGTCCATATCCCGTCCCTGGGGCGAGGCTGGGGCTGGGCCTACGAGAAGTTTCCCCACCCCGCTTCGGGCTACGCCGTGGTGGGGGTGGCGGCTGTGGTGCAGGCCGAGGGCGGCACCGCCCGCCAGGTGCGGGTGGGCGTTACCGGCATGGCCCAGAGCGCCTTTCGCGCCCGCCCCGTGGAGGAGCGCCTGACGGGCCGGCCACTGGACGAGACAGCCGTGCGGTCGGCAGTGGAGGGGGCCTTCGATCCGCAGGATGCCCTTTCGGACCCCTTCGCCTCTGCCGAGTACCGGGCTGCCCTGTGCCAGGCCCTGTGTCGTCGTGCCCTGTTGCGGGCCTGGCAGAGGGCCACGGCCTAG